One genomic segment of Chitinophagales bacterium includes these proteins:
- a CDS encoding polysaccharide biosynthesis C-terminal domain-containing protein, whose protein sequence is MFQIKNHFCVGKMNPLKRLASQTFIYGIPSIAGRFLNYLLTYLYTRVFSTSDFGVNSELYAYSGFFAVLLALGLETGFFRFQKDAEKPELVFASAFRFLLCTSVLFLSCILFFSTPIAAAMQYQGLEFYIEWFAWILVLDAIGALPFAMLRAENKAMRFAAIKVVEIGVNVGCNIFFLVVCRKAFLEGGNAWLASCYNPSIGVGYVFISNLLASGVKVLLLLPQMKQVLAGFDAALLKKMLRYSLPMVLIGFAGIVNEMLDRMSLKYLLPGTPHQNLAALGIYGACYKLSVIMNLFIQAFRYAAEPFFFAHAAKSNSRKVYADVLLYFTIFCVFIFLMVMLFIHYFSLFIGNDFRAGLGVVPILLFANMFFGIYTNLSIWYKLTDRTLSGAMVSLAGAVLTVVLLLLLVPKMGYEGAAWATLACYIFMAVVSYFLGQKYFPVPYDVVRVVGYMVLGGAIYFIHKNVGWFTWHPNVAAIGLLLVFVGIVFVLEKKNLQSVRG, encoded by the coding sequence ATGTTTCAGATAAAAAACCACTTTTGTGTAGGTAAAATGAATCCGCTCAAGCGCCTTGCTTCGCAAACTTTTATTTATGGTATTCCCAGTATTGCAGGGAGGTTCTTAAACTATTTGCTTACCTATCTTTATACAAGGGTTTTTTCTACTTCCGATTTTGGGGTTAATTCCGAATTGTATGCGTATAGCGGTTTTTTTGCTGTGCTATTGGCATTGGGATTAGAAACGGGTTTTTTCCGTTTTCAAAAAGATGCAGAAAAGCCTGAGTTGGTATTTGCTAGCGCCTTTAGGTTTTTGTTGTGTACCTCGGTGTTGTTCTTATCGTGCATATTGTTCTTTTCTACGCCTATAGCTGCTGCAATGCAGTATCAGGGGTTAGAATTTTATATTGAATGGTTTGCTTGGATATTGGTATTGGATGCAATAGGAGCATTGCCTTTTGCCATGCTGCGGGCAGAAAATAAGGCAATGCGTTTTGCTGCTATTAAGGTGGTGGAAATAGGTGTGAATGTTGGTTGCAATATCTTCTTTTTAGTAGTGTGCCGTAAGGCATTTTTAGAGGGTGGAAATGCTTGGTTGGCTTCGTGTTACAATCCTTCAATTGGTGTTGGGTATGTGTTTATTTCAAACTTGCTGGCGAGTGGCGTAAAAGTGTTGTTGCTGCTGCCGCAAATGAAGCAGGTGCTGGCTGGTTTCGATGCTGCATTGTTGAAGAAAATGCTACGGTATTCGCTACCAATGGTGCTTATTGGTTTTGCTGGTATTGTAAACGAAATGTTGGATAGAATGAGTTTAAAGTACCTGCTGCCCGGCACACCACATCAGAATCTTGCGGCATTGGGTATTTATGGTGCTTGCTACAAGCTGAGTGTTATTATGAATTTGTTTATTCAAGCATTTAGATATGCTGCAGAGCCATTCTTTTTTGCACATGCTGCTAAAAGCAATTCGCGAAAAGTGTATGCAGATGTGTTGCTGTATTTTACTATTTTTTGTGTGTTTATTTTCTTAATGGTAATGTTGTTTATCCATTACTTCAGTTTGTTTATTGGAAATGATTTTAGGGCGGGTTTAGGGGTGGTTCCAATACTGCTGTTTGCCAATATGTTTTTTGGAATTTATACAAACCTTTCTATCTGGTATAAGCTAACAGATAGAACACTTAGCGGGGCAATGGTTTCTTTGGCAGGTGCGGTGCTTACGGTTGTGTTGTTGTTGCTGCTGGTTCCTAAAATGGGTTACGAAGGTGCAGCATGGGCTACATTGGCTTGTTACATTTTTATGGCAGTGGTTTCATACTTCTTAGGTCAAAAATATTTTCCGGTGCCGTACGATGTTGTAAGAGTGGTGGGATATATGGTGTTGGGTGGTGCTATCTATTTTATTCACAAAAATGTTGGGTGGTTTACATGGCATCCTAATGTTGCTGCCATAGGATTGCTTTTGGTATTTGTGGGGATTGTTTTTGTTTTAGAAAAGAAAAATTTACAAAGTGTTAGAGGTTAA
- a CDS encoding RES family NAD+ phosphorylase: MLVYRICKERYASDLSGEGAKRFGGRWNKPGVPMVYTSHVASLAVLELMVHFKREEILFPFVISCIEVDAAVAVIEEVSLPQNWSVPERSNMLCGIANDWIRQGKTVALAVPSVILPIEQNILLNPEHSDFKKVKIKWQRHFYFDERYFK, translated from the coding sequence ATGTTGGTGTATAGAATTTGCAAGGAGCGGTATGCTTCGGATTTAAGTGGGGAGGGGGCAAAGCGTTTTGGCGGCAGGTGGAATAAGCCGGGCGTGCCGATGGTGTACACTTCGCATGTGGCTTCGTTAGCTGTATTAGAGTTGATGGTGCATTTTAAGCGCGAAGAAATTTTGTTTCCGTTCGTAATTAGTTGTATTGAAGTAGATGCTGCTGTTGCGGTAATAGAAGAAGTTTCCTTGCCTCAAAACTGGAGTGTGCCCGAACGCAGCAATATGCTTTGTGGTATTGCAAACGATTGGATTCGGCAGGGAAAAACGGTTGCGCTTGCGGTGCCTTCGGTAATTTTACCTATTGAGCAGAATATATTGCTTAATCCTGAGCACAGCGATTTTAAAAAGGTGAAAATAAAATGGCAACGGCACTTTTATTTTGATGAAAGGTATTTTAAGTAG
- a CDS encoding DUF2384 domain-containing protein, which yields MKRNKSSETQVGNILFEPAVAYVTTPEPTAHLFITQSRNGVTKKRAMALAESVGLSVSDVCYILHISERTWQRYSDSDKLAVELSERVILLDSLIQFGAHVFESKTAFGKWLKSEIQALNFKTPHSFLDTAFGFQLVSSLLGRIEHGVYS from the coding sequence ATGAAACGCAATAAATCTTCAGAAACTCAAGTAGGCAATATTCTTTTTGAGCCGGCTGTTGCTTATGTAACCACGCCAGAGCCTACTGCGCACTTGTTTATTACCCAATCGCGCAATGGCGTAACCAAGAAAAGAGCAATGGCATTGGCAGAGTCTGTTGGGTTATCGGTTAGTGATGTGTGTTATATATTGCATATTTCTGAGCGTACTTGGCAGCGCTATTCCGATTCCGATAAGTTGGCGGTTGAGCTTTCCGAAAGGGTAATTCTCTTAGATAGTTTAATCCAATTTGGGGCGCATGTTTTTGAATCTAAAACAGCATTTGGCAAATGGTTAAAGTCCGAAATTCAGGCCTTAAATTTTAAAACACCTCATTCTTTTTTAGATACTGCATTTGGGTTTCAATTGGTAAGTAGTTTATTGGGTAGAATTGAACATGGTGTATATTCTTAG